The following are encoded together in the bacterium genome:
- a CDS encoding SurA N-terminal domain-containing protein has product MLDEIRRHAANWVVKATLGVIIFTFIAFFGWSRVANRYQDAHLYVASVGGQGIPRKKYENLMQETVERLRQDISGNLPENMEEILKGNVLDQLVTRELAARYGHELGLTVSDEEVAEFIRNNTGLFAAGNFDLKAYENNFLPDYRRRNGEDFENAVRRDLLIEKTQTVVTAAFGPWESELDRSLEEKSSSITSTSPIDLFGDWLEIQRQKTKIETYR; this is encoded by the coding sequence GTGTTAGACGAAATCCGCAGACACGCCGCCAACTGGGTCGTCAAGGCCACCTTGGGCGTCATCATCTTCACCTTCATCGCCTTCTTCGGTTGGTCGAGGGTCGCCAACCGCTACCAGGACGCCCACCTCTACGTCGCGAGCGTCGGCGGCCAAGGCATCCCGCGGAAAAAATACGAGAATCTGATGCAAGAGACCGTCGAACGTCTGCGCCAGGACATTTCCGGTAATCTTCCGGAAAACATGGAGGAAATCCTGAAAGGGAACGTCCTCGACCAGCTCGTCACCCGCGAGCTCGCCGCGCGCTACGGCCACGAACTCGGTCTGACGGTCTCCGATGAAGAGGTGGCTGAATTCATCCGCAACAACACGGGCCTTTTCGCCGCCGGCAATTTCGACCTCAAGGCCTATGAAAACAACTTTTTGCCCGACTACCGCCGGCGCAACGGCGAGGACTTCGAAAACGCCGTCCGCCGCGACCTCCTCATCGAGAAGACCCAAACGGTCGTGACGGCCGCCTTCGGACCCTGGGAGAGCGAGCTCGACCGATCGCTCGAGGAAAAATCCTCTTCGATCACCAGCACCTCCCCAATCGACCTCTTCGGCGACTGGCTCGAAATACAGCGCCAGAAGACCAAGATTGAAACCTACCGGTAA
- a CDS encoding HD domain-containing protein: MSFLTELNQAGGRVFEVGGTVRDRLLGRVSKDKDLLVTGLKLDAITRILRRHGEVFTVGKSFGVLKFHPKDAPETEYDFALPRKETSTGAGHRDFLVDFDPELPVEVDLSRRDFTINAMAIETSTGKLLDPFQGKEDLENRILRMVFDRAFEEDPLRLLRAVQFAARFKLAVEPATFEAMKKNADRIRTVSPERVSEEIRKLLSAEKPSEGFVLMRDTGLLGPLLPELAENVGVEQGNKADKDDVFLHTMKVLDASRKDEAIPMAGDLELMLAALFHDVGKARTQRFDADKNRMTFYGHQILSKRMARKRMSHLKMTVLGVNPENVAHLVEHHMFQTKAHFNDRAIRRFINKVGPDQILKLVDLRIADNRGGKYPEGIKGVLRLRRKIQDELEKKTPFGVKDLAVRGTDLMALGIPEGPGIGRILKELIEYVLDDPETNTKEALLDLAKKILEGKAPPRQKEEKDPFAPEEEGDH, translated from the coding sequence GTGTCCTTTCTCACCGAGCTGAACCAAGCGGGCGGCCGCGTTTTTGAAGTCGGCGGAACCGTCCGCGACCGCCTGCTCGGCCGCGTCTCCAAGGACAAAGACCTCCTTGTCACGGGCTTGAAACTCGACGCGATCACCCGGATCCTGCGCCGCCACGGCGAGGTCTTCACCGTGGGAAAAAGTTTCGGCGTCCTGAAATTCCACCCGAAGGACGCGCCGGAGACGGAGTACGACTTCGCCCTGCCGCGCAAGGAGACGTCAACCGGCGCGGGTCATCGGGATTTTCTCGTGGATTTCGATCCCGAATTGCCGGTTGAAGTCGATCTCTCCCGCCGCGACTTCACCATCAATGCGATGGCGATCGAAACGAGCACGGGAAAGCTTCTCGATCCCTTTCAGGGCAAGGAGGATCTCGAGAACCGCATTCTCCGCATGGTCTTCGACCGCGCCTTTGAAGAGGACCCTCTCCGGCTCCTGCGCGCGGTCCAGTTCGCGGCCCGTTTCAAGCTCGCGGTCGAACCGGCGACCTTCGAGGCCATGAAGAAAAACGCGGACCGGATCCGCACCGTCTCGCCCGAGCGGGTGAGCGAGGAGATCCGCAAACTCCTCTCGGCCGAGAAGCCGTCGGAAGGCTTCGTCCTCATGAGGGACACCGGCCTCCTGGGCCCCCTCCTTCCGGAGCTCGCGGAGAACGTGGGCGTCGAGCAAGGCAACAAGGCCGACAAGGACGACGTCTTTCTTCACACGATGAAGGTCCTGGACGCCTCGCGAAAGGACGAGGCGATTCCGATGGCGGGGGATCTCGAGCTCATGCTCGCCGCCCTCTTCCACGATGTGGGCAAGGCGCGCACGCAGCGGTTCGACGCCGATAAGAACCGGATGACGTTCTACGGCCACCAGATCCTCTCCAAGCGCATGGCGCGGAAACGCATGAGCCATCTGAAAATGACCGTTTTGGGCGTCAATCCTGAAAACGTCGCGCACTTGGTCGAACACCACATGTTCCAGACCAAGGCCCACTTCAACGACCGCGCCATCCGCCGGTTCATCAACAAGGTGGGGCCCGATCAGATCTTGAAACTCGTGGATCTCCGCATCGCCGACAACCGCGGCGGCAAGTACCCGGAGGGCATTAAGGGGGTGCTCCGCCTCCGGCGAAAGATCCAAGACGAGCTGGAGAAGAAGACCCCGTTCGGCGTGAAGGATCTGGCGGTGCGCGGGACGGACCTGATGGCCCTGGGGATCCCCGAAGGCCCGGGGATCGGGCGGATCCTGAAAGAGCTGATCGAATACGTTCTGGACGATCCGGAAACCAACACGAAGGAGGCCCTCCTTGACCTCGCGAAAAAAATCCTCGAAGGCAAAGCCCCGCCCCGTCAAAAAGAAGAAAAAGACCCCTTCGCGCCGGAAGAAGAAGGCGATCATTGA
- the coaE gene encoding dephospho-CoA kinase (Dephospho-CoA kinase (CoaE) performs the final step in coenzyme A biosynthesis.), producing the protein MTSRKKSSKAKPRPVKKKKKTPSRRKKKAIIEFGEAELVTEVWSTMEIQARENPAVALLHERMEGNLTLVGLTGGIACGKSTVSGILREMGLPVIDADQIARDVVRPGEPAYDEIVAEFGREILAGDGTLDREKLGALVFEDDEKRRRLEAITHPVIFRAIAQEVARLRLERNPKTIVVDAALLFESGLAGCMDKNVAVTLSEDLQLKRLMERDHLDETAARLRMASQMPSAEKAERAHLLIDNSGTREETRGAVRALFASL; encoded by the coding sequence TTGACCTCGCGAAAAAAATCCTCGAAGGCAAAGCCCCGCCCCGTCAAAAAGAAGAAAAAGACCCCTTCGCGCCGGAAGAAGAAGGCGATCATTGAATTCGGCGAAGCCGAATTGGTCACGGAGGTCTGGTCCACGATGGAAATCCAGGCCCGGGAGAATCCGGCCGTCGCCCTCCTCCATGAACGCATGGAGGGGAACCTGACGCTCGTCGGACTCACCGGCGGCATCGCCTGCGGCAAGTCGACCGTTTCCGGAATTTTAAGGGAAATGGGATTGCCGGTCATCGACGCCGACCAGATCGCGCGGGACGTCGTCCGCCCCGGAGAACCGGCCTATGACGAAATCGTCGCGGAGTTCGGGAGGGAGATCCTCGCCGGCGACGGAACCCTCGATCGCGAAAAGCTGGGGGCCTTGGTTTTCGAGGACGACGAGAAAAGACGGCGCTTGGAGGCGATCACTCACCCCGTCATCTTCCGCGCGATCGCCCAGGAGGTGGCCCGGCTGCGCCTGGAACGGAATCCGAAGACCATCGTCGTCGACGCCGCCCTTCTCTTCGAATCCGGACTCGCCGGCTGCATGGACAAAAACGTCGCCGTCACCCTGAGTGAGGACCTTCAGCTCAAGCGCCTCATGGAACGGGACCATCTCGACGAAACCGCCGCGCGGCTTCGCATGGCCTCCCAGATGCCGTCCGCCGAAAAGGCGGAAAGGGCCCACCTCCTCATCGACAATTCCGGCACACGGGAAGAGACCCGGGGGGCCGTCCGGGCGCTCTTTGCAAGCCTCTGA